The genome window atctcttgacaattttctgatttcatgatacCTGAGATACAGTCAAGGCCTGTAGTACCAGATAAAGCAAAGCAGCCCAtcagcattatggatcctccaccatgcttgactgttggcagggtgtcCTTTTCGTTAAAGGTTTCATTGCACCGTCTGTAAACATGCTGTTTTATGTGCTCGGGTTGGTCATTTCTGGCACAGGGCCGATTCGATACGTATCTAGATACACAGGTagcaattcaattaaaaaatgatATCTTTAAGGGCGGAATGATTCGATTCAGGATGGGAGCGATATGATTCTCGATTCGATTCGATGGAGATAAAATGTGATACTTAACCTTTGCACATGTGCtaatcataaagaaccttgacttGACTAAACCCAATTATATTGCCTaaccttattttcaaacatttacagtaaaagaccacttaaccatgagcattgttgctttatggcactgtaaaacataaaaaaaataataaagaaattataaattaagaaaaaaagttattattgAAATAGAtcacaacaatacaacaattaatTTTGAAGAGTTCCTCTACACAAACtctgcacaaacaatatttacagAGCCACGGGGGGTCTCGCACACCATgccagagtctggggtctctgaggcgggcacccctatctctggggttgaggtcaccaaggtggttaaaaaggccccgggagtggatgagattcgcccagagttcctgaaggctctggatgttgtagggctgtcctggttgacacgcctctgcaacatcgcgtggacatcggggacagtgcatctgggtggtggtccccctttttaagaagggggaccgtagggtgtgttccaactacaggagaagcacactcctcagcctccatgGTAAGGTcaatttaggggtgctggagagaagggtCCGTCAGGAGGTCGAATCCCAGatacaggaggagcagtgtggttttcgtcctggccgtggaacagtggacaacCTTCTTCAccttcgagggtgcatgggagttcgcccaaccagtctacatgtgttttgtggacttgccgaaggcgttcgaccgtgtccctcggggagtcctgtggggagtgctagtttccggtttggtggcctcagttttgcatctctgctttttgcagatgatgtggttctgttggcttcatcaagccgtgatctccaactctcactggagtggttcgcagccgagtctgaagcggctgggatgagaatcagcacctccaaatctgagaccatggtcctcggttggaaaagggtggagtgccctttccaggtcggggatgagatcctaccccaagttcaaatattttggggtcttgttcacgactgagggaagaatggaacgggagatcgacaggcggatcggtgcagcgtctgtagtAATGCAGATTTTGTATCAGTcagttgtggtgaagaaggagctaagccgaaaggcgaagctctctatttaccggtcgatctacattcctaacctcccctatggtcatgagccgttggtcgtgaccgaaagaacaagatcctggatacaagcggctgaaatgagtttactctgcagggtgtctgggctctcccttagagataaggtgagaagctcagtcatccgggaggagctcagagtagagccgctgctcctccgcattgagaggagccagatgaggtggctcgggcatctgtttaggaagtctccaggacgcctccctggtgaggtgttccgggcatgtcccaccaggaggagaccccggggacgccccaggacacgctggaaagactacgtctcttggctggcctgggaacgccccgGGATcacctcggaagagctggaggaagtggctgtggagagggaagtctgggcttccctgctgacgctgctgcccccgcgacctgacctcggataagcggaagaaaatggattgaataATACCAGCATATCATTTTAGATTTAGTTGGGCCACAATATTAATGAGATCACGAAGAAATGGACAAGCCATGTTGGCTTCAGGTGGGAGGAGATTGTTAGAAAGTCAGGATTTATCATGCATAACCTGCTCGTGAGCAGGTTTGGTTCATTGAGTCTGCTATCGTGGTGACTGAGACGGAATTTCTTTTACCTGGCTTGTTGAAACCGATTGATCAGGCTTTCCCTCATCTCAGGGTCAACTTTCTCGGGTTTTCACACAACCTGCTTGGTGGAATACCCTGcagtttttgaattttttttacaaatgcaagtaaaaccTGTCGGCTCATGTTTCCCTCGTGCCTGTTTGCTATTATTTTTGCCAGTATCTGCCCCTTTAGTGACAACGATAATATTTGGCCCATGCCAAGAGAAAAGTATTGTTTTGAGTACTTTTGAtcatgaacaaaataaaactttcaCCAGAGTTTGACACCTCAAAAATATGGATCTAATGGATGGATCACTATAGTATGCCTTAGATTTCCCACAGTGGGATACGATAAAGAGATGAAgcagtacagtatgtgcttcATAAAACATGACGTTTGCCTTTTTCCATAGCAACGTTTGTGCTTTTAGATATTATTCAAAGAAActctatgcaaaaaataaaataaatctcatAGTAGAGAAAAATGTTGACTTAAAATATCAGAGATGTTTCTAGAAACCTCAAAACAGCCCTATGATGTCATCAAAAAACCTGCGCTGTGATTGGATAGAATATCCGccttaaatataataatgatgcaGGGACTCAAATGTCTTGTGCACATGAGTGAGAGCAACACTGCTGCACTTACAAGGTAACCTTATTTGTTTGCATGAACATTGATGTTGTCTATGTGCTAGTTGAACTGTATGTTTAATCTATGATGCTTTTCATGATCAATGGCttttaatgaaacattttttcacaGGAATCCCGAAGAATGGAATCAGAGATGACCAACATTCTGAGTTACATCCATCCTTGCTATGTATTAGATAATACATCTTACACATTTACAAGTAATCCTTCGAAGATATGTGTTGCACTTTATGTTTTTCTTGGCTTATTATCTATTTGTACAATATGCGGAAACCTCCTTGTAGTCATCACTATTATTTACTTCAAACAGCTCCACACGCCAACAAACTATCTCATTCTGTCTTTAGCTGTGGCCGATTTGTTTGTCGGAATTTTGGTGTTTCCTTTCAGTATGGCCTTCACCGTCTTCTCCTGTTGGCATCATGACGGGCTGTTTTGTAAAATACGAGGTTGTTTTGATGTCATACTAAGCACAGCTTCAATTTTAAACCTCTGTTGTATTTCCATTGACAGATATTACGCCGTGTGCAAGCCTCTGAcctacaaaagtaaaataaattatcATGTTATCGGCATCATGATATTGGTAAACTGGGGTGTTTCTGCACTAATAGGAATTGGAATAACAGTAGCAGGATTTAATCAAGGGAAATGTGAAGAGAGATGTTTAATTGATGCATTAATTTCGACCACTTTGGGATGTATATTTTCCTTTTATATCCCAGTTATCATTATGCTTAGTATCTACTTGAGGATTTTCCTTGTTGCACAGAGACAAGTACGCAGCATCCAGAGTACATGTCAGAGTACAATGTCACGAGCAACTGTCAGTAAGATGGAGACAAAAGCTACCAAAACTCTAGCAATTGTTatgggaatttttattttatgttggaCACCATACTTCATTTTTTTGATCTTTCAGCCTTTAACATTTGATGTTACTCCAGTCGCCGTGATTGAAACACTAAATTGGCTTACACTTTCTAATTCAATGCTGAATCCTTTGATTTATGCTTTCTTTTATAGCTGGTTCAGGGCGGCTTTTAGATTGATCATTACTGGAAAAATATTTCAAGGCAATTTTACGAAGACAAAactcttttgatttttttcatagttATTTGGATGTTTTTGTAATTCTCAATGAATGTTTAAATGTGAAGAAAGAGGCTTAATGGATGCACTAATtctccattttcattttatatccCAGTTAACATGCTTAGTATTTACACAGAGAGATGTACACTGCATACAGAGAACACCATGTAAGGGTACAACATCAGGATCAACTGTCAATAAGATGGAGACAAAAGTCACCAAAACTTGCTATTGTTTTgggagtttttattttatgttggaCATCATACTTCATTTGTATCAGCTTCCAGCTGCCCTCTGATGAAGAAACCATCTGCCTCGACCAGTTGAGTTGATGTCGAGTGATAAGAGAGCGGGGACAGAGGGCAGAGGGAGAGAcagaaaagatggatggatcgCAGCAGGAGTAAGGAAGAATGTGTACTGGCTGATGGGAAAGGTTTGTGTATGGCGGCTGCATGTCtgtaaatgtcatttgtttttttaatggggagTCTGTTTTTCAACAGTTCATTGGAATGTCTATTTTTACTCAAATGTACTGGAGAGCTGAAATCTTACAGTTTTCTTTTCATGTCGTAacctctttttgttgttgttattgtttgtgtAATGCAGTTGCtgaatatttaaattattattcattatactTATAATGTGTCAAGAGAAGATCCAATGTACACTCTGCTGTGTATTTTGTGTTGGTTGGTGTTATGTTTTGTGTCTTACATTTGTAAAGCACCCTCTAACCACACCTACCACAATCACATCCAGCCTACTACATgtctactgtacatacagtatgcaccatactttttttaccaacatttatttatttattaatatgccTGTTCTGACTCCAATCATAGTAAAAATGCACCTTGACAATTTTAGCACTTTTGAGTAAAAGGCGTGTTTCTCCAAAATAACACCCTCTTTAATCACTTTTATAAAAGATAACTGATGGGGATAGTAAATGGAATGTCCCACACAACTCACAcatcatttttttaacatcacacaAGCATAATATGATATCGATggctaatgtaatgtaaaatgttaaaaccaGTTGGCAGTATCAAATATTTGAGGAAAGTGGAGAGAAATCCACCAAAAGTCTTCTTTTCTTATATGATGGTTCCTATTGTACCTGACtccttgccttttttttttttttttttttttttttttctcaaccatTGTTCCACTACCCTTCGTTAGTTACTGTTATTAAAGCATTATTTCTAGTGTGCGTTGAAAATGATGACTGGAAAAATAttcagatatactgtatatattgataTATGTATGATATGATACATATTGCGTTAGATTAATGCATACTGTTTATGTTGCTTTCCCTGtagaataaacaataataaattctTAAAGGGACAGTGAagtttctgttttgtttctaaatacataaaatatgtttgaaagtgctgaaaacatgtgcaaagactgagaactatttagtactgaattgtttgtTTCAAGATCTAAAACTAAGGCTGGCCGAAAAACCAGTCCTGGTCACTATTACTGGCACCCCTTAATTTTTTGCAAAACCTGTATAATATCTTCAGACATATATGGAAACGTACCAAACCTATATCATCAGAatcttttaattggaggtccaaagtaatATAAATTtaacagattattttttttttcaacttggaaaaaaaaaaagaaaacagcttgTGCAGCAATATTAGCGCCCGTCCTTAATATTGagttgcacaccctttggcagcaTTGACACCCTCCAAAtgtttcttgtatccatctaataagctttttgcacttctcaggtggcattttctcccactcttccctTGCAGTTTattcaagctcttgaacatttgcagggttcttttctCCAATGGCAGATTTACGctccccccaaagattttcaattggattgagatcagaactcattgctggccattttaaaacagtctttttttttcccttttcaaccattcctgtgtgGTTTCGGTATTggtcttgctggaggacccatgatcttTGTTCGCCTCAAACAAAGTTTTCTTCCACTGAGTAAGACATTTCActcaaaaatccatccatccatccattttctttaccgcttctcctcactagggtctcgggctgctggagcctatcccagccatcatcgggcaggaggcggggtacaccctgaaatggttcccagccaatcgcagggcacatacaaacaaacaacctgtCATGAActgaacagaggataggacccaaaaatgcacgactccaaaacaaatggacagtttccaaaaagagagctttaatagacgggcataggtcggtacacaggcaggcaatccaagaaaggcaacagtatccaaaaacatgaggcaaagaggtaaggtcgataatcggaacagggtcaaatcttactgtgagtctgtgacgtggaaacaaggaatgctggaacgcgacgacaaggtacaacgaactggcaacgagacggaatgagacacgaggttaaatacaataggtaattagggtgaacgaggcacaggtggtgaagatgctcacaggagcaggtgtgtgtgaaacagggggggaagacaaaacccggaacacacacacatgacagtacccccacCTTAACGGCctgccctggggcccctggatgcacaacgtggaagtcccgaatgagcgaatcatccatgataaacgcagacggcacccatgaatgTTCCTCAGACCCATAGCCCTCCctgtccaccagatattgaaaccccctccgacgagacgacaacagccgcttcacagagaagacagggcccccatccacaaaccgggagggaggagggggcctggaaggtgggaccagaggggactcccgggctggcttgagtaggttgacgtgaaaagcagggtggacccgcaccgaccttgggagcctcagcttcacggtgacagggttgatgatctttgtgatggggaagggcccaacgaacctgggagcgagcttcttggactccacccggaatggaatatgtttggtcgagagccaaactcactGACCCattttgtagttcggggccggtgtcctccgacggtcagcagcggctttgtaggaccgtccctggcgcagcagcatctggcgggctcgctcccaggtcctcctgcagcgtctcaccaaggtcaatgccgcttgaactgtggactctggggctatggcaggaaacagagatggttggtaaccatgcacaatgtaaAAAGGCGATAAACCAGTGGGTGCAGAGGGGAGAGtattgtgagagaactcgaaccaaaccagtttctgagaccaggattgtggagcccagtctccaggtcctgattcagcctctcggtttgtccgttggtttcaggatgaaacccagatgacagactgacagtagcacctatgagattgcaaaactccttccaaaattgcgaaatgaattggggacccctatcagacaccacattcttggggaaaccatggaacttgaaaacctgattaatcatcaactcggcagtgcctttagctgaggggagttttggaagtgcaatgaagtgtgccatcttagagaagccgtcaacaactgtaagaatggtggtattgcctttagaggccggtaatcctgtcacaaagtctaccaaaatgtctgaccaaggacgttgtggtattggcaggggtcgcaactccccagaaggacgttgatgagagggcttgttagcagcacatacctggcaagcattgatgtaatcgataacatccctcctaacattaggccaccaaaagcgctgttcgaccactgattgcgtcttggcaatgcctgggtgacatacagttcggttcgtgtgagcccagtggatgactcttccccttaaggtcggaaccacataaagcctgttttcagggcaatcttcagggctaggagtgtttttcagagcccctttaaccgcagtttcaatgtcccaaacaaaagcggaaatgaaacatgacttgggcaaaatagtcttagggtcggacaaagaattctcttcggagaaaatacgtgacaaagcataaggcttaccatttttagaaccaggtcggtaggataacgtgaaattaaatctagtgaagaacagagcccatctagcctgcctcgcatttaatcttttagcagttttaatatactcaaggttcttgtgatctgtccatactaaaaacggagtctgtgccccctctagccagtgcctccactacatcaaagccaccttgactgccagcagttcacggtcaccaatgtcataatttttttcagctggggtcagttttttggagagaaatgcacaaggatgtaatttatcatccttgagagatttctgggagagcactgctcctattccggcatcagacgcatcgacttctaccacaaactgctgtttgagatctggcaaagtaaggatgagagcggaggtaaagctcgatttaagtttttgaaaagctgcctgacaaagcggattccatacaaaaggtttgtgtggcgaggtaagatcatgcaaaggagaggctatagaactaaAATTTCTGATGAAATTTCTGTCGAAGTTTGCGAACcttaagaacctttgtacatctttgcgtgacgtgggagtaggccaattaataactgcatcgactttgcaagggtccattttgacttcaccttgagccaggacgaaacccagaaaagaaacggacgccttgtggaactcacatttctcagccttgacatatagtcgattctgcagtaactgctgcaaaacagagcggacatgaataatgtgagtctcctcatccggggagaatatcaaaatgtcgtccaaatagacaaaaacaaacattcaacatgtgacgcaggacatcattgacaaggttttggaaaacagctggagcgttagtaagcccaaaaggcattaccaaatactcataatgtcccgttggtgtgttgaatgctgttttccattcatccccctcccttatcctgactagatgatatgcatttcttaagtccagtttggtgaaaatcttggctccctccaggaactcaaaggcggtggagatgagaggaagagggtacctgttttttacagtgATCTCGTTGAgcccccggtaatcgatacagggtcgcagggtcttgtctttcatgtccacaaagaaaaatcctgctctggcaggggatgaagatgggcgaatgatcccggctgccagtgattcttccacatactccttcatggccttgtgttctggccctgaaagagagaacaacctccctcgtgggggtgtggttccaggcagcaagtcaacagcacagtcataaggtctgtggggtggatgggatttggccttggacttggaaaaaaacgtctttaatatcctggtaacaggtgggcactggagataaatcaggatccccagatggggtctgtggattgtcctta of Phyllopteryx taeniolatus isolate TA_2022b chromosome 18, UOR_Ptae_1.2, whole genome shotgun sequence contains these proteins:
- the LOC133468694 gene encoding trace amine-associated receptor 1-like, producing the protein MQILYQSVVTEFLLPGLLKPIDQAFPHLREQHCCTYKESRRMESEMTNILSYIHPCYVLDNTSYTFTSNPSKICVALYVFLGLLSICTICGNLLVVITIIYFKQLHTPTNYLILSLAVADLFVGILVFPFSMAFTVFSCWHHDGLFCKIRGCFDVILSTASILNLCCISIDRYYAVCKPLTYKSKINYHVIGIMILVNWGVSALIGIGITVAGFNQGKCEERCLIDALISTTLGCIFSFYIPVIIMLSIYLRIFLVAQRQVRSIQSTCQSTMSRATVSKMETKATKTLAIVMGIFILCWTPYFIFLIFQPLTFDVTPVAVIETLNWLTLSNSMLNPLIYAFFYSWFRAAFRLIITGKIFQGNFTKTKLF